The following proteins are encoded in a genomic region of Ornithodoros turicata isolate Travis chromosome 6, ASM3712646v1, whole genome shotgun sequence:
- the LOC135398501 gene encoding uncharacterized protein LOC135398501, producing MDQHQGDHNPATGSAQVNFTDIKLPSFWHNDPALWFVLAEAEFTKRHITSQHTKYYAALTALSASVMAEVRDIVTNPPSDNPYDTLKQQIIKRLSESQQQRLRQLLTTEELGDRKPTQFLRRMYQLLGDESSALDESILRELFLQRLPHTVQMILSASPTVPLRELSELADRIMEATPPFGASHTIAALQPSARAPCTAGAVQPAATTATCCNCDSLREEVRQLNSALSRLSIPSSAPDSAPSHWLEDEIAVLKTQLAAISARPRSPSPRRSFRPRSRFSPSRRFSPRRTPHFQLCWYHERFGKAATKCLEPCIFQENTSPGN from the coding sequence ATGGACCAACACCAAGGCGACCACAATCCGGCCACTGGTTCTGCCCAGGTCAACTTTACCGACATCAAACTGCCAAGCTTTTGGCACAACGACCCAGCCCTATGGTTTGTCCTGGCCGAGGCCGAATTCACCAAGCGACACATCACCAGCCAGCACACGAAGTACTACGCCGCCCTTACTGCTTTGTCTGCCTCAGTCATGGCGGAGGTCCGGGACATCGTGACGAACCCTCCCTCCGACAACCCTTATGATACTCTGAAGCAGCAAATTATCAAACGCTTGTCCGAGTCCCAGCAACAACGTCTGCGGCAACTGCTCACTACCGAGGAATTAGGTGATCGTAAGCCGACCCAATTTCTGAGGCGGATGTATCAGCTACTCGGAGACGAGTCCTCAGCGCTAGACGAGTCGATTTTGCGAGAACTGTTTCTCCAGCGACTTCCTCACACCGTCCAGATGATTCTCTCAGCCTCTCCCACTGTTCCCCTTCGCGAGTTGTCAGAGCTCGCGGACCGGATTATGGAAGCGACACCGCCTTTCGGAGCCTCCCACACGATTGCTGCTTTGCAGCCTTCCGCACGAGCGCCCTGTACAGCAGGAGCTGTGCAACCTGCTGCAACTACTGCAACCTGCTGTAATTGCGACTCGCTCCGCGAAGAGGTTCGCCAGCTCAACTCCGCGCTGTCCCGCTTATCTATACCCAGCTCCGCCCCAGATTCTGCCCCTTCCCATTGGCTAGAAGACGAAATCGCAGTACTCAAGACGCAGTTAGCGGCAATCTCCGCTCGCCCCAGGTCTCCAAGTCCTCGACGTTCATTCCGTCCGCGTTCCCGTTTCTCACCCAGCCGTCGTTTCTCGCCCAGGCGCACGCCACATTTCCAGCTCTGCTGGTATCATGAGCGTTTCGGCAAAGCAGCGACTAAGTGCCTGGAACCCTGCATCTTCCAGGAAAACACCAGCCCTGGCAACTAG